The Humulus lupulus chromosome 3, drHumLupu1.1, whole genome shotgun sequence genome window below encodes:
- the LOC133824476 gene encoding uncharacterized protein LOC133824476: MVGWDYYNSPATEGRILVLWRRSFVNVQVLLVHQQFVHCLVKFSGLQQDLVITFVYGFSLLAERLDMWRGLSSLSILNLPWLVVGDFNSVFDFDDRVGGREIGANELVDSTAWLAHSHLAKLKCVGSNFTWSNKQEGGDRVYSKIDHAFINEGWIDFLLNSIVELHWEVYSDHCFFLIKTHSAGNLGVQPFRFFNCWITHNKFKETVMENWLKPMTARGLWGVTKKLLRLKHVLRKFNRMEIGDIEQRFHQAKGDYQEALTKVQEFPFDVSAQEAEKKAAISYKIHYARYRSFLIQRSKVTWLQKGDENNAYFHACIKKRREENLIVSFLNDHGTSLMTIVQ; the protein is encoded by the coding sequence ATGGTTGGCTGGGATTACTATAATAGTCCGGCTACTGAAGGTAGGATTCTGGTTCTATGGAGGAGATCCTTTGTCAATGTTCAGGTGTTACTGGTTCACCAACAATTCGTACATTGTCTGGTGAAGTTCTCTGGTTTACAGCAGGATTTGGTGATTACATTTGTTTATGGATTCAGCTTGTTGGCTGAGAGGTTAGATATGTGGAGGGGTTtatcttctttgtcaattctgaaCTTGCCATGGCTGGTTGTGGGAGATTTTAACTCAGTGTTTGATTTTGATGATAGAGTGGGAGGAAGGGAGATTGGTGCTAATGAGTTAGTTGATTCTACTGCATGGCTAGCTCATTCTCATCTTGCTAAACTTAAATGTGTAGGTTCTAACTTTACTTGGTCCAATAAACAGGAGGGGGGAGATCGAGTCTATTCAAAAATAGATCATGCATTTATTAATGAAGGGTGGATAGACTTTCTGCTGAACTCCATTGTTGAGCTACATTGGGAGGTATATTCAGATCATTGTTTCTTCCTCATTAAGACTCATTCGGCTGGGAATTTAGGAGTACAACCATTCAGGTTCTTTAATTGCTGGATCACTCACAACAAATTTAAAGAAACTGTTATGGAAAATTGGCTTAAGCCTATGACAGCTAGAGGCTTATGGGGAGTGACTAAGAAGCTGTTACGCCTGAAACATGTTCTGAGGAAGTTTAATAGGATGGAGATTGGGGATATTGAGCAAAGGTTTCATCAAGCTAAAGGTGATTATCAGGAAGCTTTAACTAAAGTTCAAGAGTTTCCCTTTGATGTCTCTGCTCAGGAGGCAGAAAAGAAAGCAGCAATCAGTTATAAAATTCACTATGCAAGATATAGGAGCTTCTTGATTCAGCGAAGTAAGGTGACTTGGCTGCAAAAAGGAGATGAGAATAATGCTTATTTTCATGCTTGCATCAAAAAAAGGAGAGAGGAGAATCTGATAGTTTCTTTTTTAAATGATCATGGGACATCATTGATGACTATAGTTCAGTAG